Proteins encoded by one window of Culicoides brevitarsis isolate CSIRO-B50_1 chromosome 2, AGI_CSIRO_Cbre_v1, whole genome shotgun sequence:
- the LOC134831901 gene encoding uncharacterized protein DDB_G0271670: protein MLSVQSPGCAGMEWLGVPSRTTIATSTTRDERSRRRRDNNETSSSSSSSSSSSITTKANQYNHYPYSNTSSNSSSVGGMTPQICPNSNSNTKSSSIANQYPHHVQLPDGEYGDDRHLQIRTPSQQSEILRTYPRVPPNRTVQNVPDQLNYRRPNSKSTANIHENFGSGKSLVSSSNSTPVSKNEKKYCSSNSKFFGIFSFNRGSASKTTDLSSIGPAVSLSASSSSSQRNINNNNHSSNNNNTAASSEGATSSHLLNLTPLPVPVVRNHPSSDHLTVNNYTSSSSMSSPNHHSNKPISCPASPSSPSQQQAANEDDDARKREQRLTPTSSDKILSSSLESPKSSKYM from the exons atGCTTTCGGTGCAATCACCCGGCTGTGCGGGCATGGAATGGTTAGGCGTTCCGTCCCGCACTACTATCGCCACGTCGACAACGAGGGACGAAAG ATCTCGAAGACGTCGCGATAACAATGAGACATCTTCCTCGtcctcatcatcgtcatcttcCTCAATAACCACAAAAGCAAATCAGTATAATCATTATCCGTACTCCAACACGAGCAGCAACTCCAGCAGCGTCGGAGGCATGACACCCCAAATCTGCCCGAATAGCAATAGCAACACAAAATCATCCAGCATAGCCAATCAATATCCGCACCATGTTCAGTTACCAGACGGCGAGTATGGTGACGATCGTCATTTGCAGATACGAACCCCAAGTCAA caatcCGAGATCTTGAGAACGTACCCGCGCGTACCACCAAATCGAACAGTACAGAATGTGCCAGACCAATTGAATTATAGGCGACCGAATTCAAAGTCAACCGCGAATATTCACGAGAATTTTGGCAGCGGCAAAAGCCTTGTTTCGTCCTCCAACTCGACGCCCGTtagtaaaaatgagaaaaagtaCTGCTCCTCCAATAGCAAATTTTTTGGGATCTTCAGCTTCAACAGGGGCAGTGCGAGCAAGACAACGGATTTGAGCAGTATAGGTCCCGCCGTGTCACTTtccgcgtcgtcgtcgtcgtcgcaacggaatatcaacaacaacaaccacagCAGCAACAATAACAATACCGCCGCGTCGTCAGAGGGCGCCACGAGTAgtcatttacttaatttaacgCCGTTGCCAGTGCCAGTAGTTAGAAATCATCCATCAAGTGATCACCTTACTGTTAATAAttacacgtcgtcgtcgtcgatgtcgAGTCCAAATCATCACAGTAACAAGCCAATTTCGTGTCCCGCAAGTCCCTCGTCGCCCAGTCAACAGCAAGCAGCGAACGAGGATGACGACGCACGCAAACGAGAACAACGACTGACACCAACATCCTCCGATAAAATCCTTAGCTCAAGTCTAGAATCACCTAAAAGCTCCAAGTACATGTGA